The Blastococcus sp. HT6-4 genome window below encodes:
- the rpmB gene encoding 50S ribosomal protein L28 yields the protein MAANCDVCGKGPGFGMSVSHSHRRTPRRWNPNIQSVRALIAPGNRRRINACTSCIRAGKVVRG from the coding sequence GTGGCTGCCAACTGCGATGTGTGTGGCAAGGGCCCCGGTTTCGGTATGTCGGTGTCGCACTCGCACCGCCGCACGCCGCGCCGTTGGAACCCGAACATCCAGTCCGTGCGGGCGCTGATCGCCCCCGGCAACCGTCGCCGGATCAACGCGTGCACCTCGTGCATCCGCGCCGGCAAGGTCGTCCGCGGCTGA
- a CDS encoding trypsin-like serine protease: MNARSHKLSSISLLTIGALVLGAPHASADPTKPPVPVEAGVPARPGESPPGGDTEIGLTPEETSTIGAIPLVSPEMDDLADEITATFSEDPRFSAAEIGKNNEKIIVHWHGEIDSALRKMVKRHPKVPVIYHQTAHLPGDLRSAADTLMDSVPEVTGVAVNFDGSGIEVSIGQAAGASRLEVVERFIETTVDFPVEVTHEDEALAAADRGFDEYHLGGGLLHDYVAGYSFHSCTAGFAVEKDGVDGMMFAAHCGPESMQWIISDRVNNPGVAQYYGKTILRNTSYDGAIISSTYSYPYVHVGGVRSTTISPISGQAYANPGDRVCYSGAFTGTRCDSIVQNTYRRIALSGQPDLQDVRVFETVSADGNAAAGNGDSGGPVYTIRNDGTRTAVGIISAMPMTATAEACATTATPGGAGRLCSATVYAGAVSSIAIQTGWNVKVR, encoded by the coding sequence ATGAATGCGCGCTCGCACAAGCTTTCCTCGATCTCACTGCTGACCATCGGCGCTCTCGTCCTGGGAGCACCCCACGCCTCGGCCGATCCGACGAAGCCGCCCGTGCCCGTAGAAGCAGGTGTTCCGGCTCGGCCAGGTGAGTCCCCTCCCGGCGGCGACACAGAAATCGGTCTCACCCCCGAGGAGACATCGACGATCGGCGCCATCCCACTGGTGTCGCCGGAGATGGATGACCTGGCCGACGAGATAACCGCAACGTTCAGCGAGGACCCCAGGTTCTCGGCCGCCGAGATCGGCAAGAACAACGAGAAGATCATCGTTCACTGGCATGGAGAGATCGACTCTGCTCTGAGGAAGATGGTCAAGCGGCATCCCAAGGTGCCCGTCATCTACCACCAGACGGCGCATCTCCCAGGAGATCTGCGGAGTGCCGCCGACACGCTCATGGACTCGGTGCCGGAGGTGACCGGCGTCGCCGTCAACTTCGACGGGTCGGGGATCGAAGTGTCCATCGGCCAAGCCGCTGGAGCCAGCCGCCTGGAGGTGGTCGAGCGCTTCATCGAGACGACCGTCGACTTCCCGGTGGAGGTCACGCATGAGGACGAGGCGCTCGCCGCAGCGGATCGCGGTTTCGACGAGTACCACTTGGGCGGCGGTCTGCTGCACGACTACGTAGCCGGATACTCGTTCCATTCCTGCACCGCTGGCTTCGCGGTCGAGAAGGACGGCGTGGATGGAATGATGTTCGCTGCCCATTGCGGCCCCGAATCCATGCAATGGATAATCTCGGACCGCGTGAACAACCCCGGCGTGGCGCAGTACTACGGGAAGACGATCCTGCGGAACACCAGCTACGACGGTGCCATCATCAGCTCCACATACTCTTATCCATATGTGCATGTAGGTGGAGTGCGCAGCACCACGATCTCCCCCATCTCAGGGCAGGCGTACGCCAATCCGGGTGACCGCGTCTGTTACAGCGGCGCCTTCACCGGAACCAGGTGCGACAGCATCGTCCAGAACACCTACCGGCGGATCGCGCTGAGCGGGCAGCCCGACCTGCAGGATGTCCGCGTCTTCGAAACGGTGTCGGCGGATGGCAACGCCGCAGCGGGAAATGGGGACAGCGGCGGACCGGTCTACACCATCCGTAACGACGGCACCCGGACCGCCGTGGGAATCATCTCGGCGATGCCCATGACGGCCACGGCGGAAGCCTGCGCGACCACCGCAACGCCTGGGGGCGCCGGTCGCCTGTGCAGCGCCACGGTCTATGCCGGCGCCGTCTCGTCCATCGCGATCCAAACCGGCTGGAACGTGAAGGTCAGGTGA